The Aeromonas veronii genome includes the window AGCACCACGTCCGGGCGCGGGTGCAGGAACAGCGGCAAGGAGATGCGGGATTTGCTGACGCTGCCACCGGTCGGGTTGATCACCCGATGGGTGGTGGAGGGGTAGTAGCCGTGGGAGGCCTCCTGCAGCATGTCACCGATGTTGATGATCAGGGTGCCAAAGTCGCAGGGCACGTCCATCCACTCCCCATCGGAGCCCTTCACCTGCAGGCCCGGCTCGTTGGACGCGGGCAGTATGGTGAGCAGGTTGATGTCCTCGTGGGCGGCGGCGCGGATGGCCCCCGGCGCCTCGGTGCCGTCGAACGGCGGATAGTGCAGCACCCGCAGCAGGGTCTTGTGGCTCTCTTCGATCATGGAGGAGAGGGGGGCGCTGTAGTGGGCGGCGATATCCGCCGGGGTGTACTGCTCCACCCAGCCCAGCAGCTCGGCGGCCAGGTTGTTGGCGAGGGCGTAGTACTCCATCGCCTGATCCTTCAACTCTGCCGGCATCTGGCCCCAGGGATAGAGGTGGAAGTACTCTTTGATGTCCTTCTGGCTGTTGCCCTTGGCCACCTCGGAGACGGAGGGCGGGAAGTAGCCGTCCTGGGTCTCGCGGTTGAACAGGAAGTCGTGCTTCTGCTCGCTCATGAAGAAGCGATACCAGTTGTCATAGATGGACTGCACCAGCTCCTTGGGGATGGGGTGGTTGGTCAGCACCCCGAAGCCGGTGGTACGCAGGGATTCGGTGAAACGCTCGGCCGCATCGGGGGAACGGTAATCAACGGTCAGGACTTTCATTATTTTTGTTACGCGCCAGTTAAAAGTAGGCGCAGTTTACCCTGCCTCCCCCGGCAAGG containing:
- a CDS encoding isopenicillin N synthase family dioxygenase, which gives rise to MKVLTVDYRSPDAAERFTESLRTTGFGVLTNHPIPKELVQSIYDNWYRFFMSEQKHDFLFNRETQDGYFPPSVSEVAKGNSQKDIKEYFHLYPWGQMPAELKDQAMEYYALANNLAAELLGWVEQYTPADIAAHYSAPLSSMIEESHKTLLRVLHYPPFDGTEAPGAIRAAAHEDINLLTILPASNEPGLQVKGSDGEWMDVPCDFGTLIINIGDMLQEASHGYYPSTTHRVINPTGGSVSKSRISLPLFLHPRPDVVLSERHTAHSYLMERLRELGVI